The DNA window AGGTGGCGCGCGGTGTGCTGAACAAGTGGGTGTTCTGGGTGTACATGAATTCGTACGGCATCACCACGCCGCGGGTTTTCGGGCTGTTCGACCCGGAGTTCGGGTACACGCCGGAGCGGGAGCCGCTGCGCAGCGTGGAAGATTTTCGGCGGGTGATTGATCGGAACAATCTGACGGAATTTGTGATCAAGCCCGCGTCGGGGGCGAAGGGGTTTGATGTGACGGTGATAGTCGAGCGGCGCGGCGACACGTTTATCGCCGGTGACGGGCGCGAGTATGATTTTGCGGGTATTCGCGAGATCTGCCTGAAGGCGTTCCGGTCGGGGCAGCCGCTGGAGCGCGAGGGGATTGTTTTGCAGGAGCGCGTGCACCAGCACGACATGCTCAGCCGCATCAACCCGCACTGCACGAATACGATGCGGGTCGTGACATTTGTCAATAACCAAGGGGAGATCGAGATTCTGATGACACTGATGAAATTCGGACGCGGACGGGCGATGGTGGACAATGTCAAGCAAGGAGCGTTCCTGGTCGATGTCGCGGAGGATGGGACGCTGGGACCGGGGATGATTGAGCATCCGGGGCGTATCGAGTGGCTGGAGAAGCACCCGGATACCGGCGCGCAGATTGTCGGGGAGAAGCTCCCATTCTACCATGAGGCGATTGCGCTGGCGAGGGCGGCGCAGCGCCGATTGCCACAGTTGCGATCGCTGGGCTTTGACACGGCGATCACGAATCAGGGGCCAACGATTATCGAGGGCAATGCCTGGTGGAGTGCGTATCCGCAGTTGCCGATGCGCCGAGGGCTGATCTCGGAAGGGATGCGGGAAGTGCTCGATCAGATCATGCCGCGCAATAACCGCCAGCGCTGACGGAGATTACCCAAGCGAAAAATCTTCACAATTTGCCGACCGCAAGCGGCGGAAATTTGTTATTGTCTAAGGGTTGGGAGGCGGACAACTATTTTCGGCAGGGCCGGAAGAGGGACGTATAAGCTACGTATGAAGAAAGTTTTCCTGATCGCGATAGTTCTGGCGGTCGTTGCCGGCGGCGCCTACTTCGTTTTTGGTTACGGCAAGAAGGACAACACGGCCGCAGCTGTTACGTCCAAGCCGGTGCTACCGATTCGCGGCGAATTGAAGGTATCGATCACCTCGACCGGCAAGGTAGAGCCGGTCAAGACGGTTGACGTCAAGTCGAAAGCTTCGGGCGAGATCACGAAGTTATTCTATGAAGCGGGGGAGTACGTCAACGCCGGCGACTTGCTGGCCACGATCGACAAGGAACAGGTGCAGTACAGCTACGACAAGGCGGTGGCCGATCTTGAGGTCGCGAAGGTGTCGCTGGAAACCAACGAGCGCGAGTTCAACCGGCAGAAGGAATTGTTCGACAAGGGGATGATTTCGGAAGCCGACATTGACGCCGCCAAGATGAGTCTCGAACAGGCGCGGGCGACCTTGGTACGCACCAAGGCGGCCGCCTCCGACGCCAAGAAGCAGCTGGATGATACCGTGATTCGCGCACCGATTTCGGGTTTGATCATCGCGCGCAATGTGGAGGAAGGCAATATCATCGCGTCGGGGATTTCGAATGTCTCCGGCGGTACGCTACTGATGCAGATTGCGCAGGTGGATTCGGTGTTTATTGTGGCCTCGGTGGATGAAACCGATATCGGGAAGGTCGAGCTGGGACAAAAAGTTGAGGTCGAGGCGGATGCATATCCAGACAAGAAGTTCCACGGCGAAGTGCTGAAGATCGCGCCGATGGCGCAGGTGCAGCAGAACGTGACGGTGTTCGAGGTCACGACGAAGGTTGACAATGCGGAACGCAAGCTGAAGACCGGCATGAACGCGAGCATCGAGATCATCACGGCGTTTGCGGAAAACGCGCTGCTGGTACCGAATGCGGCGGTGAAGGACCCGAAGAAGATGCCGGGTGCCGGCGGCGAGGTAATGGCCGGCGGCGGACAGGGTCAGCGCCAGCCGGGCCAGCAGGCTCCGACGGCGGGGGCTGATCCGCAGATGGCGGCGCGGTTTGGAAACCGCTTCCAGGAGGGCGAGCGCGCGGGCAAGGATACCAAGCTGGTGTTTGTGGTAACCAACGGCCAGGTAACGCCGAAGCGGGTGGTGGTCGGCGCGGCCAATTTGGATTACACGCAGATTTTGGAGGGGCTGGCTGAGAGCGATTCGGTGGATGTGACGCCGTTTTCGCAGATGATGCAGGATCGGCAGGCGTGGCGCGAGCGGATGGCCTCAAGAATGGGCGGGATGCCGGGAATGCCGGGGGGCGGACGGCGATAGATTTGCCGGAAATAATGGGAATGGCTGAAGGGCACGCGATAGCGTGCCCTTTGTGCTTGGGGGCTGAGGAACGATGGTCGTTGTCCGTGCAAGCGATTCGAGGCGGTGTCCGTTCTTCTGCAGCAAAGGTGGACAGATTGCTTCGTCGCGGTGAAAGAAGAGCAAGTGCGAGAGGGTCGTTCGCTCCTCGCAATGACAACCCCAGGTGCGCAGGCTGATCGCGGGCTCGGGAGGCTTTCTGAACTTCCGCCGTGGGGCCGAGGTCGTGCCGGTTGGTCGAGTTGGCCGCTACTTCACATCGATTTTGACACCGATGCCGCGCTGATCGAGGAGCTGCAGGAAGCGCTGGGAGTCGATGCCAAGTTCGGAGCGGAGGGTGCCGCGCAGGGTGATGGCGCCCTCGGCGATCATTTGCGCGACGATGCCGACCGAATAGGCCGTGGTGCGCTGCATCGCCGAATGGCCGGTGGTCTTGTCGAGATAATCTTCGATGTAGTACGAGACCTTCTGCGTGCGGCCGTTCTTCTTGCCGATCGCTTCGACGTAGACGAGCACGACATCGGGGGCGTTCTTCGGCAGGCGGCGGTAGAGGCAATGGCGCAGCACCTGATCGGGGCTAATCTTGACGCCGTCGATGTCGAACTTGTGCTCATCGGCCAGTCCCAGGTCAAACAGCAAGTTGATCTTCTCGAAGTGACCGACGTAGCGAATCGTCTTGTAGTCGAGCGTCTGGATTTTGCCTTCGAAGGTATAGGGCAAGGTGGAGGCGCCGCCGGAAGTGTGGTAGGCCTCGAGCTGCGGGAAGTTCGGCGGGAAGGAGAGGCTTTCGCCTTCGGTGAGACTCTGCAGTTTGGTGAGTCTTCCCTGCCGCAACGCGACGGTGGGTTCGCGATATTCGTTGAGGAGGCCTTCAGGCGAGAAGAAGATCGCGTAATTGAGGGGCGGTGTCGGATTTTGCGGGAGACCGCCGACGCGGAGCTTAAGAGTGTCGACTTCGTCGAATTTGGCGACAGCATCGGCGGCCAGAATGGAGGCCATGCCGGGCGCGAGACCGCAGTCGGGGATTATGGTGACGCCGGCGGCGGTGGCTTTGTCGGAGAGAGCGAATTGCGCCTCGACGACGGAGTTATTGCCGCCCATATCGACGAAGTGGGTCTTGGTGGCGACGGCCATTTCGGTCAGGACGGCATTGAGCTTGTAGCTGGCGGCACCGCAGGCGATATCGGCGGCTTGGAAGAAGGGCCGGATGAAGGCGGGATCACTAATGTCACCGAGCTGTTTTTCGACGTTGCGGCCTTCGATTTTGGCCAGGCGGTCGGGGTCAATGTCAAGAACGATAACGCGTTCCGGGCGCGCGAATTTGAGCAGGTCATAAACCAGGGCTTGCGCCTGAATTCCGGCGCCGCAGACAAGAAAGGTTGGCATTTAAGGGCTCCTTCGGGGCGAAATTCGTTGCCGCAATGTAACAAAAAGCGGGGTTGGGGGGCAAGATCGTGGAGGGGTGGAAACACAGATTTTGGCGGAAAAAATCTTGCTTATTCAAGAAATGGGGTGTATAATACTTTCGAGGTACGCCTCAGTTGTGTATCGACAGGGGAAGCGCTTGACTGATTCCATTGGGTGTATCAGTGAAGTAGGAGAGGACTGCTTCCCCTTGTTGTTTTGTAGCCAGCCGTCAAGACGATTCCCGAAAAACCAGAAGTTCGGCAGCCCATGGCGATGTTGCTATTGGTCATGGCCAATGACGCAATTGTGGGCGCCGCCATCAATTCGGCGAAAGCGAACGGGCGGGTCGAATGACCCGCCCGTGATGTTTGCGGACTGACTTGCGACGATTGTCGCGATCGCTTACAGCTTCAGATCGAGGCTGGCATCGAGCGCGGCGTTGATTGTCGCAAGGGATTCTTCCAGATGACCGCGCGTGATCGTATCGAGCGATCCGGCGTTGAGCGCATTGCCGATGGCGGTGCGCAGAGTACGCAGATCGACACGAGCGAGGGTGACGGCGTCATCCGGGAAGCCCATGTTCCGATCAGTAACCATCGCGACCAGGCGATCGAGGTGCGAGCGCTGGAGGTTGCGGCGGTAGCTGTTGATATTGCGATTGGCAGTAACCTCCGACCAAATCGCGCGGCGGACATCCTGGAAGATGTCGGTCATGGTGTAGACGTCGCCGCCAGTTCCGACCAGCCGTTCCA is part of the Candidatus Zixiibacteriota bacterium genome and encodes:
- a CDS encoding saccharopine dehydrogenase NADP-binding domain-containing protein, which produces MPTFLVCGAGIQAQALVYDLLKFARPERVIVLDIDPDRLAKIEGRNVEKQLGDISDPAFIRPFFQAADIACGAASYKLNAVLTEMAVATKTHFVDMGGNNSVVEAQFALSDKATAAGVTIIPDCGLAPGMASILAADAVAKFDEVDTLKLRVGGLPQNPTPPLNYAIFFSPEGLLNEYREPTVALRQGRLTKLQSLTEGESLSFPPNFPQLEAYHTSGGASTLPYTFEGKIQTLDYKTIRYVGHFEKINLLFDLGLADEHKFDIDGVKISPDQVLRHCLYRRLPKNAPDVVLVYVEAIGKKNGRTQKVSYYIEDYLDKTTGHSAMQRTTAYSVGIVAQMIAEGAITLRGTLRSELGIDSQRFLQLLDQRGIGVKIDVK
- a CDS encoding efflux RND transporter periplasmic adaptor subunit; the encoded protein is MKKVFLIAIVLAVVAGGAYFVFGYGKKDNTAAAVTSKPVLPIRGELKVSITSTGKVEPVKTVDVKSKASGEITKLFYEAGEYVNAGDLLATIDKEQVQYSYDKAVADLEVAKVSLETNEREFNRQKELFDKGMISEADIDAAKMSLEQARATLVRTKAAASDAKKQLDDTVIRAPISGLIIARNVEEGNIIASGISNVSGGTLLMQIAQVDSVFIVASVDETDIGKVELGQKVEVEADAYPDKKFHGEVLKIAPMAQVQQNVTVFEVTTKVDNAERKLKTGMNASIEIITAFAENALLVPNAAVKDPKKMPGAGGEVMAGGGQGQRQPGQQAPTAGADPQMAARFGNRFQEGERAGKDTKLVFVVTNGQVTPKRVVVGAANLDYTQILEGLAESDSVDVTPFSQMMQDRQAWRERMASRMGGMPGMPGGGRR